CATTAGACACTATCGTGGGATTTTTCTCGGATATGATGAAATAATCATTAAGTTTAAAACATTAGAATAttattgtgttagagcattggtcggtcaaactcgcatgcgttgctatctcaagcatgtttgtcaatgttagtgatcgaaactataagtcttgatttctagcctactgtagctaaggtctcagactaggataaaaagtgtagttgagatcaagaactccatggcaatcatcatacaagacgaaggactactcaaggaactggtgtaacttcatcaactaaaaggtaatgtggagacttgaacttatctatcactcaaaagtctatttactctatctcctattcttgagacaaaagtcgtttttctatatagactttgatgatacacatttggtatttcgagccgagtttatgtcgcctatctatttatcgaaatatgtattggtaagctttcgctttagccaaattcatctttacctagtgacgaaagtcatgttatgtttcaatcactttgaaaattgctttgacgagaaacggttttgaataacaactatataacgtcctctaagaatgtttcaatgattgaaatgagagtttagattatataaccattggtggatataagcattattgtggaaacacataaatgtataagtccttattccttgaaccgaagtttgcgaactttgttgataaagagaaccgcgaactggcggaagttctcgacccgagaaaatctgctggagtttgtgaactccttccgggaacttaagttcgcgaacccagtccgcgaacttgagttggttatatctaaagacgattgaactcaagtttatataaactaaggaatgcttttgcaaaccgtggctataaagttcattaacAGATTCGAGTCGTTTTTGCTtccattgtgtcttgtgtagttacataagatctaagcaattgaacaactctctaactagttcatttgagtcatttgaactagttatggtgaataagaatatggttgatatgaaattgctcatatgggtaaccatttggttaactattgttgaacaaccaaatgtacatgtttgggtacggtcacACAAGCgtagaaatgtgcatttcatttgtgtgtaacaagctaagttttagatctaacggttgagaaatattagcttgaatctaatcaggttttcatctaacggtgtatattgaatgctttgttaccaatttaacattgattgcaaaccctgatttgaaagactatataagagagaactctaacaactgggaaacctaatccccacaccttacgtgtaatactagttgtgtaagctagagtcgattctcctttaacctttggtttcttctctaaaccaggttaacgacttaaagacttcattgggattgtgaagccaaaccgatactactttcttgtagttgtgtgatatgatcttgttgtttctatcgtacgagtacaatcgtaaggatttgcttgagattgatatctccgataggcaagataaaaagtagtcacaaacattttcgtctcatcgtttgtgattccacaatatcttctttcgccgcgtcgattaagattattgtgaggtgattgataatactagggtgttcttcgggaatataagtccggtttatcaattggttcatgttcaccttgatttatcaaaagacagaacaaaactcgtaggtatattcgtagtatcctactgggatcagagacgtaggagcataaatgtaccttggatcagtgtgagattgattggggttcaactacggtccagaccgaagttagtttggagtaggctagtgtttgtagcggcttaatacagtgcgtgttcaatctggactaggtcccgggttttttttgcatttgcggtttcctcgttaacaaaattctggtgtctgtgttatttgttttcctcattatattttgctatataattgaaatatcacaggttgtgctttattcaatcaattagaatatccgaccttttggttgttgatttaaattgattgacacttggatattggtttttggtaccatccaagttatctctctagtatttgataaagactcgcagatttctatttgcttgagtatatatcaaatcgagagattgagatataaactctttgatataatttttatctagattaagtatgactgtctagttgattctctagaaagtatattggagtttgtccatacagattgctaagcgaaatattgggtgtggttgttgtgcccccgctttttcacattgcACCGTTACTGATGTATGATCTACATTCTTACATAtgaaaacacttatgtgtgtgcatcatgattaaactcttgagtgtttaaatgaacataaaTCTTCTTTTAGTTCGAAAGGCATATTTCACAAAACAGaacggtcattatacacggttccgtaacCGGACCGCTGTGTAATttcttagcttgaattttaagcaaCCCACAATCTTGAAAaattataaatagagatgctctctCAACTGGGTAATTTCattcctgacactttgtgtcctagttgatagcttgattcgtcctctatgaacctaggtttcctttgagatacataattaggtttacgaataaaatacttcgctttggggattcatgaagccaggtccgactatctttaccttgatagttcgtatatcccgatctttctttttgtattatcgaggttctcgaaatctcttccaggcaagatagatagaaatcgcaaagttctcttcgtcttagattttgtaattcctcaagatagatatctgaaaactattcttaattgataagttgaataTTTTTATTGAGGGGTGGTAAaaaatccaggcttctcatctaagtgagtgtaagtaagtgttccagattgtgagatttgctagctttgtctattacaAACAGATTCCCAAACCTTGAtgtttgatctaaagggaaataaaatatgcttatctgttagaggcagattggtatcaaatgtctttactgaggttgaagcaactcttgggTTGTAAGGACGCCAGCTAAGGGACCAagttgcgtagagccttgcgaggttcaagagacgtaaggagcgtgactgtaactgaattgctaggagggtagattcggtctcaactacattccagtccgaagtctgatagtaggctagtttctttagcagcttaatacaatttgatgttcaaatctggacgaggtcccggggttttcctgcagttgtggtttcttcgttaaaaaaacttctggtgtcttgtgctTTCCGTTtaacgcattatattgtttatctttataataggatttacgcaagttgtacgtattcaatctttgTAGATACATCCAACTAATtataatcgattacgagacttatTTCTTGTGGAATTCctatcttgaaagataaataacaagtttatCACTTGGCATAatttcgattggattatttggatacaacaagattgatcttggatattgatttttgatatcgtccaagtactcttcttaacaatcaggttgaCAGACTCCTTAGTCTATAttactgattgagaagagatagagatataaattcTATATAtgtatattgtcaaggatcattaagttggtctacttgcaattgtattaggttttgtccatgcaggtttccgaacgaaaaatttggtggcGTACTTGGTACCCCGTGTTTTCAGTTATCTGCCCAATAAATCCCCAAATTGACGGGCTAAAAAAGAATGTATCAGTAGAAGTTGCTTCTAGAATACGAATCATATATGGATGTATATTATGTGGCGTACTTACGTTGTAATTGTCTTAAATACTAGTCAACACTATGGTACCTTTTCGTTTTTGCTACTTATATTACAGAATTTTTCGATAAGCTCGTAATTTGTTTCGTCAGTTGTGTATTTATGTTCTAGAATTCATGTTAAGTGAGGTTTTTCTTTCGTTTTACATATGGGGACACTTGCAAACCCACCTAATGGCTTCATGTGTCTCAGTGGAAGGAAAGTCCTAGTTAATTATTATGACAATCCGGCAGTTCCAGAGAATGGTAGAGTCCCTGATGTTGTTCCAGCATAGATGATACTACATGGTATTCCATTGTTTAAAACAAACGTTCTATAAAACTTATGCAGGGCCGGCTTATACACAAGGCAGTATAGGCAGCTGCCTAGGGCCCAATTTGCTAGGGGGGCCAAAAAGGTTGGGTCATACTACCTATACATACgtcaaaggaagaaaaaaaaattctttaattCCACGAGGAGTCGAGGACAACAGGCACAACTTCCTTCCTCTTCTTTATCTTTCAGAAACAATAAATCAGATCTTATCATCTCGATCAAAAAATTCACAACCAACATCATCCATCATCTATGATCTATTTGTGTCTCATAAGGTAATATTAACTTACTCTTGCAAATTTAGAATTTTGAATGATTAATGATTGAGTAATTTTGTTAGGGTTTGAGAGTTGTGAACCAAAATTTGGGGTATTTATAAATTTTGATTGTAAAAAGGAGGTTAAGGAACAACCAACAGTTAACAATCGTGGGTTTAGGCGTTAATTAGAATTTTGACATGAATTTATCTTGAATTGTGTTGTTAATTAGAAATTTAGAATTTTGATATGAATTTATCTTGCATTTAGGAAATTGCTAAGCCTGTTAGGATTCTCTGCAGTGTACTTTTTTTACATGAAGTGGGATTTtgccttttgccaattttaataCTTCTATCATGTATTCATGTGTACTGACACCTTggtaaacaattcatttgtttATCTGTGTACAAGGTAATATAAGCAATCCAAGCCGACAAGGCGAAAACCATGACTGGAAAGCAGAAAAGTGGTCATGCCAAAGCGGTAATACGACAAAGAAAAGATGCCGTAGAAAGGTCTCAAACCGGAGATATGAATAAATATTTGGTACCAAGAATCGTCCAACAGGACCAACATATAGTAAGCGACAATGAAAGCGGCGaagacaaaaccgaaaatattaacaGTGATGAGGAGTATGAAAACTTGGTAAATAGTATGTTAGAAGAGGATGTTTTGCTGAATGGTAGGGTAAACGATGAAAATGTGCAAGAAAAACTAAGTGACCAAGAATTAAGTGCAGGTGAAGATGACAATATGCAAGATGACTTGGATGAGGTTCAAAATAGAGATTTTGGACCGATAAATATTCATGATCCAGGGAACTGGAAAGAGATTAACCAGAACTTGAGAGACCTTTTGGTAGAGCATGGTCCTGTCAGAAGAAATaaccttgattttatttttcccaAAGGTGCAGAAGCTAGATGTTTTGAGCATCACCACTTCATAAGGCGTTTGAGTAATGGGGAAACCGAAGATAGAAGATGGTTAGTATATTCAAATGTTTTGGAtcgagtttttttgtttttgttgcaaaTTATTCAAGCAAGGTGGACGCAATTATCAGCTGGATACAAACGGCAGTAGAGATTGGCATAATATGGGTGCTAAGCTTTCACGTCATGAGTTATCTACTAGGCACTATACTTCCATGCATAAATGGAAAGAATTGGAAATTAGACTTCACAAGAATGAAACTATTGATAAGGAGATTCATGAACAAATCAAGAGGGAGAAAGAATATTGGAAACAAGTATTGTTGCTGTTATTAGAACCCTTGCTAAAAATAATTTGGCGTTCCGTGGAACAAACGACAAGGTTGGTGTAGCGAATAACGGTAATTTCTTAAGCTTTATTGAAATGATTGCCGAGTTCGATTTGGTAATGCAAGAACATCTTCGACGTATTAAAAACCATGaagtttatcatcatcatcttggtccTTCAATCCAAAATGAATTAATCGCATTGTTGGCACGTCATGTGAAAGATAAAATTGTTCAGAAAATTCAAGAAGCAAAGTATTTTTCTGTAATACTTGATTGTACTCCGGACATAAGTAATGAAGAGCAAATGTCTCTTGTCATAAGATGTGTAGATGTGTCCACGTCTTCGACCAAAGTTGAGGAGTACTTTTTGGGATTTGTAAAGGTGGACGACTCGACGGGAAGAGGACTTTTTAATAAACTGGAAGAGCTCTTGCAGAACCTGAACCTTGATATTCGTAATGTTAGAGGGCAAGGGTACGATAATGGAGCTAATATGACCGGAAAGAATAAAGGGGTGCAAAAGAGACTACTAAAGGTAAATCCTCGAGCTTTTTATATGCCATGTGCTTGTCATAGTCTTAACCTTGCACTTTGTGATATGGCCAGTTCATGTCCTAGAGCAGTCTCCTTTTTCCAAGTGGTGCAACATATATATAACTTCTTCTCAGGATCTACAAAACGTTGGACGGTGTTTAAGAAACATGTAAAAGGTCTTACGGTTAAACCATTATCAGATACTCGGTGGGAGAGTCATATAGAAGCTATCAAAGCAATCCGATTTCAAGCTCCCGAAATACGAGATGCCTTAATAGAGCTGTCGACTTCGGCTGATTTTGATGCGAAGACAAGGGGTACTGCTTATTCCATATTGACACGAGAGATTGATAATTTTGAGATTATACTTGGTATGGTTGTTTGGCATAGAGCACTACTTGCGGTTAACTCAGTGAGCATTAAACTTCAAACCGAAGATATGAATCTTGATGATGCCGTTACTAAACTAAAAGatcttgtttctttctttaaggATTACAGAAGGAATGGATTTGAGGGGGCATTGGAAGAAGCTAAAATACTTGCAACATCCATGAATATAGAGCCTATTTTTTATGAGGTACGAGtacgaaaaagaaaaaagcaCTTTGATGAAATCGATGAGATAGAGGAAGTACAACCACCACTGCAAGGTATGGAATCCTTCCGAATTGAATACTTCATTTTTATAATGGACCAGGCTATTTTTTCTCTCAAACGTAGGTTTAAACAATTTCAAGCATACGAGGAAACTTATGGATTTTTGTTTAATATAGAAAAATTAAGGTCTCTTGATGATAGTACCTTACGGAATTCTTGTGTGAAACTTGAAAAGTACCTAAGCTATGAAATGGAATTCGATATCAATGGGGATGAGTTATATACGGAGTTGAAGGTTTTGCGAAGTTTTTTGCCTAACGAAACAAAAAAGGCTATTGACGTGTTGAGTTTCTTAACAAATATGGGTGGCTGCTATTCAAATGCGTCTATTTCATATAGAATTTTATTGACAATCCCTGTTACAGTTGCATCTGCAGAAAGAAGTTTTTCGAAGTTAAAGTTGATCAAATCCTACCTTCGATCAACGATGTCTCAAGAAAGATTAAACGGACTAGCGATGTTATCCATTGAAGCAGATATGCTAAGTAGTATTGACTATGATAGTATTATAAATGAGTTCGCATCCATAAATGCGAAAAGGTCGATCTTTACGTCCATTACTAGTATTGTATCTTCTTGAACAAAATGATAAATGTTTGGTAATATTATACTCATATCATCATGTGTTATCAGGTACGTCTTTTGTGCTATCAGGTAAATATTTTTGTGTAATGCATCGTTTATTCGGTAGTCCAAAAAAGGCCCAATTTTTATTTGTCGCCTAAGGTACCCAAATACTGTAAGACGGCCCTGAACTTATGTACCGTCTCCAGTGTGTTTTTTTCCTATTTGAAAACATGGAAGATGATCTCTCCCTGACTCTCTTATAGAAAAGAGGGGTAAGTTTGACCCGATAGAAACAGACGTGTAtcttaaaaaaaatcattttggcTTGGATTAGGTTCCTTTGTAAATAGGTTTGTCATCACCTATGTCTTTTACTTAAACTTAAAATGACAGACGATGTATCGTATACTTGTTATTCTGTGTGctttttaataataaaaagacTTAGTTTGTGCTATATCTTTGCATGAGGTTATATTATAATATATACAGCAGTACAGGTATTACAGGTTCTATTATCTTGTCCTCCAAGACCTAAACTAAGACCATGAGCGTCAACGAACTTGTAATATGAGATGAAGGAGTCACAGAAACATATCTGTATCTTTGGCCAATAGTAAGGTTCACAGGTTTAAAATGTAAATTTAGATTCTTACGCTACTGAGGGAACATTTGTCGTGATTGAGGGAAACACGAAAAATGCACTActgactgaaaagacgagggtacccaagtatatctcaagctaaaacttttcctacctataagtcctttttccgaaagtgattgtctatggacagagtcgagacaatacaactaatcggttcacatttcgtgtgatcgtgtatggatacgagatcgagacaatacaacaacgaagtatgttacttgataaaaaggttcggacttaagcaaacacaataggattcacttatcaagtaaataggaattaacgtttgtgtaatttactttaattataatgcg
This genomic stretch from Papaver somniferum cultivar HN1 unplaced genomic scaffold, ASM357369v1 unplaced-scaffold_41, whole genome shotgun sequence harbors:
- the LOC113342403 gene encoding uncharacterized protein LOC113342403, whose translation is MDQAIFSLKRRFKQFQAYGCICRKKFFEVKVDQILPSINDVSRKIKRTSDVIH
- the LOC113342408 gene encoding zinc finger MYM-type protein 5-like, whose protein sequence is MTGKQKSGHAKAVIRQRKDAVERSQTGDMNKYLVPRIVQQDQHIVSDNESGEDKTENINSDEEYENLVNSMLEEDVLLNGRVNDENVQEKLSDQELSAGEDDNMQDDLDEVQNRDFGPINIHDPGNWKEINQNLRDLLVEHGPVRRNNLDFIFPKGAEARCFEHHHFIRRLSNGETEDRRWLVYSNVLDRVFLFLLQIIQARWTQLSAGYKRQ